The sequence GCGACGACCTATGTCTCGGCCAAAGCGCAGGCCGCCATCTTGCGGACCATGGTGGAGGAAGACTTCCTGACAGAGGAAGAGTTCGCTGTCATGAAGAGGGGCCGCAATGCCAAGTCGGGATCCGTCCCGAAAAACACGGATGTTGTGACGTACAACCACAGTTCCGCGTTCGAAGCGGTCGTCGGTTTCCTGTATTTGCTCGGGGACAGCGAAAGGACTGGGGAGTTCATCCGAAAAGCGATCGAAATTGCAGAAGGAGGAGAGCGGAATGCCGGAAATTGATGGTGCCGAACTGATCGGCGGCAAGAATCCTGTTGCAGAGGCCCTGCGATCAGGACGGGAACTCAATAAAATCTGGGTTGCGGAAGGGCTGAACAAGCAGAGTATCGGTGAAATCACGACACTCGCCAAAAAGGCGGGGGTCGTCGTGCAGGCTGTTCCGAAAAAGAAGCTGGATCAGCTGCTCGATGTGAATCACCAGGGAGTCATTGCCTCAGTCGCGGCCTACAGCTATGCGGAACTGGATGACGTCTTTGCAATCGCCGAGCAGCGGGGTGAAGACCCGTTCATCCTGATGCTTGACGAGCTGGAGGATCCCCATAACCTGGGGTCCATTCTCAGGACGGCGGATGCTGCGGGCGTCCACGGCATCGTGATCCCGAAACGGCGTTCTGTCGGACTGACGGGCGTTGTGGCGAAAGCCTCCACGGGGGCCATCGAGCACATCCCGGTTGTCCGTGTTGTGAATCTCGGCCAGACCGCCGATGAACTGAAGAAACGGGGTGTCTGGATAGCAGGGACGGATGCACGCGGTTCGGCCGACTACCGGACGATGGATGCGACGCTGCCTCTTGCCATCATCATCGGCAGCGAGGGGAAAGGGATGTCCCGCCTGCTGAAAGAGAAGTGTGATTTCCTGTATCATCTGCCGATGCGCGGGCATGTCACATCCCTCAATGCCTCTGTGGCTGCATCACTCCTCATGTATGAAGTCATGCGCAAACGGCTGCCGCTCACACCGGCGCCGTGAAGAAAGATATTCTGCTGGTCGATGGCTATAACATCATCGGTGCCTGGCCGGAACTGCAGGAACTGAAACGGGTGAAGCTCGCGGAAGCAAGAGACCGGCTGATCGATCGGCTGGCCGAGTATCAGGCGTTCAAAGGGTGGCGTGTCATTATCGTGTTCGATGCCTACCTGGTCCCCGGTATCGAGAACAAACAGAAACAATCGAATGTGGAAGTGGTGTTCACAAGGGAAAATGAGACCGCCGACGAGAGGATCGAGAAATTCGTGGCGGAACTCTCCGGCCGGCGTGTCCAGCTGCACGTTGCAACATCCGATCGTACGGAGCAGTGGATGATCTTCGGGCAGGGAGCCCTGCGGATCTCGGCTCGTGAGCTGGAAATCGAACTGCAGGACATCGACCGGATCATCACGGAGAAAGTGAAAAAGATCCAGGAGGACCGGTCCTTCTCCAAGATCCAGCTGTCGCAGGAAGTGGCGGAAATCTTCGAAAAGTGGCGACGGGGGAACAGATGACCGGTTGACGCAAAAAAATCTACTGCGCTATAATTGACATACTAGTATGACAGACCGGAGTGATGGGAATGGCGGAGAAGACAGTACCTGCACCGAGACCAGCAGACTTCAGCACTTTTTCCGATGAACAGATGATCGGAATCATCCAGCAGGGGAACACGGATGCCCTCGATTTCCTGATTACAAAATACCAATCCTTCGTCCGCATGAAAGCGAGATCCTATTTCATGATGGGCGGCGACAGGGAGGATATCATCCAGGAAGGCATGATCGGTCTGTACAAAGCGATCCGCGACTTCCGGCCGGACCGCCTCAGTTCGTTCAAAGGGTTTGCCGAACTGTGCATCAAACGGCAGATCATCACAGCCATCAAGACCGCTACCCGTCAGAAGCATATCCCGCTGAATTCATCCGTCTCGCTGGACAAGCCGGTGTTCGATGAAGAATCCGACCGGACCTTGCTGGATGTGCTGACGAATGCAGAAAACGACGATCCGGAAAACCTGATGATCTACAAAGAGGAGTTCGTCCAGATGGAACTCGAGATGAACAAAGTGCTCAGCGGCCTTGAAAAAGAGGTGCTCGGCCTCTATCTGGACGGACAGTCCTACCAGGAAATCTCGCAGGAGCTGAATCGCCAGGTGAAATCTGTCGATAACGCGCTCCAGCGCATCAAGCGGAAACTTGAGCGCTTCATGACAGCCGGCGCGCCGACGTGAAACATCGCCAATTTTCTGACTAACATCGCGTTGACAGAGAATAGGTTAGGTGGTACTCTTTATCAAGACTATGGAAAGACTAGGTGTTCACTAGAAATGTCAAATAAAATTGTAGTTAGCTGTGAGAAATGCGGTTCCAGAAACTATTCGCTCCCGGCAGCAAGCGGCCGATCCGCAGAACGCCTGGAGCTGAAAAAATACTGCAGCCATTGCAATACGCACACATTACACAGACAAACAGCGTGAGGGTCTGGCTTGACTGAAGGCCGTCATATCTACTATTCGGAGGTTTGCAAAAGAATGGGCAAGATAACAAGTTTCTTCAAAAATGTTGTCACGGAAATGCGGAAAGTCAGCTGGCCGAAACGGAAAGACCTGACACGCTATACGATCGTCGTACTCAGCACAGTCGTCTTCATGGCTGTCTATTTCGGTCTTGTGGATCTTATCTTATCACGGGTCATGGAATGGTATGTTGCGTTATAATAGGGCATGTTAAATAGCATCTTGAAAATATCCCGTCTGACTGAAAGCACGGGTTTTTTCATTTTGACCAAAAAGGAGGGACGGACGCACAGTCCTCAGCGCTATGGAAATGGAGAAAAATTGGTACGTCGTCCATACGTACTCAGGTTACGAAAACAAAGTGAAAGAGAATTTGGAGAAGCGTGTCGAGACGATGGGCATGCAGGATAAGATCTTCCGGGTCATCGTTCCTGAAGAAGAAGAAACGGATTTCAAAGAAGGCAAGAAGCGGACGGTCATGCGCAAAACCTTCCCGGGTTACGTACTGGTTGAAGTCATCATGACGGATGATTCCTGGTATGTCGTCCGGAATACACCGGGCGTCACGGGGTTCATCGGTTCATCAGGCGGCGGCGCGAAGCCGACGCCGCTGCTGCCGGAGGAAGTGGAATTCATCCTCAAGCAGATGGGGGTGAAAGACAAGAAGATGGACGTCGATTTCGAGATCGGCGAGATGGTGGAAGTGCTGGAAGGACCGTTCGCGGGCTTCCAGGGCAAAGTCGAGGAAATCGAACTGGACAAAGGGAAGGTCAAAGTATCCGTCGACATGTTCGGACGTGAGACGAACATGGAGCTGGACTTCGGGCAGGTTGAACGCACCGATTGAAAAAAATCGTGCGTTCCCTCTTGCAAACCTGAGAAAATGATGGTATTATTTCAAAGGTCAGACGTCGTTTTGTCTGGACGTATTAACAAAATTCTACCGGCAGCCGCCGGCAGGCACATATTGAGTGGGAGGGGCAACCCAAATACCACATCACGGACTTAAGGAGGTGTGTCTCGTGGCTAAAAAAGTAATTAAACTTGTGAAACTGCAGATTCCTGCAGGGAAAGCAAACCCAGCACCGCCAGTTGGACCGGCGCTCGGTCAAGCGGGTGTGAACATCATGGGATTCTGTAAAGAATTCAATGCGCGTACATCTGACCAGGCAGGTTTGATCATTCCTGTTGAAATCACTGTATTCGAAGATCGTTCATTTACATTCATCACAAAAACTCCGCCGGCAGCAGTTTTGCTGAAGGTTGCAGCTAACATCCAAAAAGGATCAGGCGAACCGAACAAATCGAAAGTTGCAAGCGTGAAGCGTGATCAGGTTAAAGAAATTGCTGAACAGAAAATGCAGGATTTGAACGCTGCGTCTGTTGA comes from Sporosarcina trichiuri and encodes:
- a CDS encoding Mini-ribonuclease 3; translated protein: MKDYTLRTQDVRQLKALSLAYMGDAVFEQAVREHLLRSGRVKPNVLHKEATTYVSAKAQAAILRTMVEEDFLTEEEFAVMKRGRNAKSGSVPKNTDVVTYNHSSAFEAVVGFLYLLGDSERTGEFIRKAIEIAEGGERNAGN
- the rlmB gene encoding 23S rRNA (guanosine(2251)-2'-O)-methyltransferase RlmB, whose product is MPEIDGAELIGGKNPVAEALRSGRELNKIWVAEGLNKQSIGEITTLAKKAGVVVQAVPKKKLDQLLDVNHQGVIASVAAYSYAELDDVFAIAEQRGEDPFILMLDELEDPHNLGSILRTADAAGVHGIVIPKRRSVGLTGVVAKASTGAIEHIPVVRVVNLGQTADELKKRGVWIAGTDARGSADYRTMDATLPLAIIIGSEGKGMSRLLKEKCDFLYHLPMRGHVTSLNASVAASLLMYEVMRKRLPLTPAP
- a CDS encoding NYN domain-containing protein, with protein sequence MKKDILLVDGYNIIGAWPELQELKRVKLAEARDRLIDRLAEYQAFKGWRVIIVFDAYLVPGIENKQKQSNVEVVFTRENETADERIEKFVAELSGRRVQLHVATSDRTEQWMIFGQGALRISARELEIELQDIDRIITEKVKKIQEDRSFSKIQLSQEVAEIFEKWRRGNR
- the sigH gene encoding RNA polymerase sporulation sigma factor SigH is translated as MAEKTVPAPRPADFSTFSDEQMIGIIQQGNTDALDFLITKYQSFVRMKARSYFMMGGDREDIIQEGMIGLYKAIRDFRPDRLSSFKGFAELCIKRQIITAIKTATRQKHIPLNSSVSLDKPVFDEESDRTLLDVLTNAENDDPENLMIYKEEFVQMELEMNKVLSGLEKEVLGLYLDGQSYQEISQELNRQVKSVDNALQRIKRKLERFMTAGAPT
- the rpmG gene encoding 50S ribosomal protein L33 translates to MSNKIVVSCEKCGSRNYSLPAASGRSAERLELKKYCSHCNTHTLHRQTA
- the secE gene encoding preprotein translocase subunit SecE, which gives rise to MGKITSFFKNVVTEMRKVSWPKRKDLTRYTIVVLSTVVFMAVYFGLVDLILSRVMEWYVAL
- the nusG gene encoding transcription termination/antitermination protein NusG, whose product is MEKNWYVVHTYSGYENKVKENLEKRVETMGMQDKIFRVIVPEEEETDFKEGKKRTVMRKTFPGYVLVEVIMTDDSWYVVRNTPGVTGFIGSSGGGAKPTPLLPEEVEFILKQMGVKDKKMDVDFEIGEMVEVLEGPFAGFQGKVEEIELDKGKVKVSVDMFGRETNMELDFGQVERTD
- the rplK gene encoding 50S ribosomal protein L11 produces the protein MAKKVIKLVKLQIPAGKANPAPPVGPALGQAGVNIMGFCKEFNARTSDQAGLIIPVEITVFEDRSFTFITKTPPAAVLLKVAANIQKGSGEPNKSKVASVKRDQVKEIAEQKMQDLNAASVEAAMAMVEGTARSMGITIED